A region of Lycium barbarum isolate Lr01 chromosome 3, ASM1917538v2, whole genome shotgun sequence DNA encodes the following proteins:
- the LOC132632084 gene encoding pentatricopeptide repeat-containing protein At3g49240, mitochondrial, whose amino-acid sequence MALSKHSFFTHHLKTLTLAKPYYLRRPQPPFISLRFLSFATPEEAAAERRKRKRRLRIEPPLSSLRQQNQPRPVTPPQNPNPNPNAPKIPETVSSLTGNRLNLHNKILKLIRENDLDEAALYTRHSVYSNCRPTIFTCNAVMTAQLRQSRYSDLLSLHRFITQAGIGANIVTHNLLLTAYMDCRKTDMAMEHYKQLINNAPFNPSPTTYRILIKGLVDNGKIDKAMELKDEMLTKGFSADTVVYSYLMSGQAKVSNADGVFELYEELKEKLGGDVSDGLVCGSLMKGYFLREMEKEAMECYEEAVGEDSKIKMSAVAFNYVLDALSKNGKFDEALKLFDRMLNEHDPPKRLTLNLGSFNVMVDGYCALGRFNDAINVFNSMGEKRCRPDTLSYNNLIEQLCKNDMLGEAEELYKDMGEKGVSPDEFTFVLLMDTCFKENRPDDAAAYFKTMVESKLRPNLGVYNRLVDGLVKVGKVDEAKSFFDLMMGKLRMNDDSYKFMMNALFEIGQHDEVLKIVDRMLREDPGDFSDELQEFIRESLKKEGRDEELTKLVEDIEREKKEAVAREAEAAEKAKASARAAVSSLINSPKLFGNKEPEEQSTTADDDDKEAVPEQEVSAQEAAVEASSAGEDAAEAENLVATEARSDGAL is encoded by the coding sequence ATGGCTCTCTCCAAACACTCCTTCTTCACCCATCACCTCAAAACCCTAACCCTAGCCAAACCCTATTATCTCCGCCGCCCTCAGCCACCATTCATCTCCCTCCGTTTCCTCTCCTTCGCCACCCCAGAAGAAGCCGCCGCCGAACGCCGTAAACGCAAACGCCGTCTCCGTATCGAGCCCCCGTTATCCTCCCTCCGTCAACAAAACCAACCCCGTCCTGTAACCCCACCTcaaaaccctaaccctaacccTAACGCCCCCAAAATCCCCGAAACAGTCTCGTCACTTACCGGTAACAGGCTCAATCTACACAACAAGATCCTTAAACTGATACGTGAGAATGATTTGGATGAAGCTGCGTTGTACACGCGCCACTCTGTTTACTCTAATTGCCGTCCTACTATATTCACTTGTAACGCCGTTATGACTGCGCAATTACGGCAATCAAGATACTCTGATTTGCTTTCGCTTCATCGGTTTATTACACAGGCTGGTATTGGTGCGAATATCGTTACGCATAATTTGCTTTTGACTGCTTATATGGATTGTAGGAAAACTGATATGGCTATGGAACATTATAAACAGTTGATTAATAATGCACCGTTTAATCCTTCACCTACTACGTATAGGATACTTATTAAAGGGCTTGTTGATAATGGTAAGATCGATAAGGCGATGGAGTTGAAGGACGAAATGTTAACGAAAGGGTTTAGTGCTGATACGGTCGTGTATAGTTATTTGATGTCTGGACAAGCTAAGGTTTCGAATGCTGATGGGGTTTTCGAGCTTTATGAagaattgaaggagaaattgGGTGGGGATGTTTCGGATGGTTTGGTTTGTGGGAGCTTAATGAAAGGTTATTTCTTGAGGGAAATGGAGAAGGAAGCTATGGAGTGTTATGAGGAAGCTGTGGGTGAGGATTCTAAGATTAAGATGAGTGCTGTGGCGTTTAATTATGTTCTAGATGCGCTAAGCAAGAACGGGAAGTTTGATGAGGCTTTGAAGTTATTTGATAGGATGTTGAATGAGCATGATCCTCCTAAAAGATTGACTTTGAATTTGGGTAGCTTTAATGTAATGGTAGATGGTTATTGTGCGTTGGGAAGGTTTAACGATGCGATTAATGTTTTTAACAGCATGGGTGAGAAGAGGTGTAGACCGGATACGTTGTCTTACAATAATTTGATTGAGCAGTTGTGTAAAAATGACATGTTGGGTGAGGCTGAGGAGCTCTATAAGGATATGGGAGAGAAGGGGGTTAGTCCTGATGAGTTCACGTTCGTTTTGTTGATGGATACTTGCTTTAAAGAGAATAGGCCTGATGACGCTGCTGCGTATTTTAAGACCATGGTTGAATCTAAATTGAGGCCTAATCTTGGGGTTTATAATAGGTTGGTTGATGGTTtagttaaagttggtaaagttgATGAAGCAAAATCATTTTTTGATTTGATGATGGGAAAGCTGAGGATGAATGACGATAGCTACAAGTTTATGATGAATGCATTGTTCGAGATTGGGCAGCATGATGAAGTGCTTAAGATTGTGGATAGAATGTTAAGGGAGGATCCAGGTGATTTCTCTGATGAGTTGCAAGAGTTCATTCGAGAATCCTTGAAGAAGGAAGGCAGAGACGAGGAGTTGACCAAACTTGTGGAGGATATTGAGAGGGAGAAGAAAGAAGCTGTAGCCAGGGAAGCTGAAGCAGCTGAAAAAGCGAAGGCCAGTGCAAGAGCTGCTGTTTCTTCTTTGATAAATAGTCCTAAATTGTTTGGAAATAAGGAGCCTGAAGAGCAGTCAACAACTGCCGATGATGATGACAAAGAAGCTGTCCCTGAACAAGAGGTGAGTGCTCAAGAAGCTGCTGTTGAGGCTAGTTCTGCTGGCGAGGATGCTGCAGAAGCTGAGAACCTGGTTGCTACAGAAGCTAGAAGTGATGGTGCTCTTTGA
- the LOC132632085 gene encoding E3 ubiquitin-protein ligase SINAT3-like isoform X1 yields MEMESIECVSSSDGIEDEEIQSSVLLSHQFSSVKPHNNNIIPAGIAPTSVHELLECPVCTNSMYPPIHQCHNGHTLCSTCKTRVHNRCPTCRQELGDIRCLALEKVAESLELPCKYFSLGCPEIFPYYSKLKHEALCNFRPYNCPYAGSECSVTGDIPYLVAHLRDDHKVDMHTGCTFNHRYVKSNPREVENATWMLTVFHCFGQYFCLHFEAFQLGVAPVYMAFLRFMGDESEARNYSYSLEVGANGRKLIWEGTPRSVRDSHRKVRDSHDGLIIQRNMALFFSGGDRKELKLRVTGKIWKEQQNPEGGVCIPNMCS; encoded by the exons ATGGAAATGGAGAGCATTGAGTGTGTATCTTCAAGTGATGGCATTGAAGATGAAGAGATCCAGTCTTCTGTGTTATTATCTCATCAATTTTCTTCTGTAAAACCTCATAATAATAACATTATTCCTGCCGGAATTGCCCCTACTAGTGTTCATGAATTGCTTGAATGCCCTGTTTGCACCAATTCTATGTATCCACCAATTCATCAG TGTCACAATGGGCACACACTTTGTTCTACCTGCAAAACACGGGTGCACAATCGATGTCCTACATGTAGACAAGAGCTTGGTGATATAAGGTGCTTAGCACTGGAGAAGGTTGCTGAGTCACTTGAACTGCCTTGCAAATATTTTTCTTTGGGATGCCCAGAAATATTCCCATATTACAGTAAGCTCAAGCATGAAGCACTGTGCAATTTTAGACCATACAATTGCCCATATGCTGGATCAGAATGCTCAGTGACTGGTGACATCCCTTATTTGGTTGCACATTTAAGAGATGACCACAAAGTGGATATGCACACGGGATGCACATTCAACCATCGTTACGTCAAGTCAAATCCCCGAGAAGTAGAAAATGCCACATGGATGCTGACG GTCTTCCATTGTTTTGGACAGTATTTCTGTCTCCACTTTGAAGCCTTCCAGCTTGGTGTGGCTCCAGTTTATATGGCTTTTCTACGATTTATGGGCGATGAGTCTGAGGCACGCAATTACAGTTATAGTCTTGAGGTAGGAGCAAATGGTAGAAAGCTCATATGGGAGGGAACACCAAGAAGTGTTCGAGATAGCCACCGCAAGGTCAGGGACAGTCATGATGGTCTAATAATCCAACGTAACATGGCACTTTTCTTTTCTGGAGGGGATCGAAAGGAGCTGAAACTTCGAGTTACTGGAAAGATATGGAAAGAACAGCAAAATCCAGAAGGTGGAGTGTGCATACCAAATATGTGTAGCTAA
- the LOC132632085 gene encoding E3 ubiquitin-protein ligase SINAT3-like isoform X2 has translation MPCLHQFYVSTNSSVLAVLLMDNDANVLEMCHNGHTLCSTCKTRVHNRCPTCRQELGDIRCLALEKVAESLELPCKYFSLGCPEIFPYYSKLKHEALCNFRPYNCPYAGSECSVTGDIPYLVAHLRDDHKVDMHTGCTFNHRYVKSNPREVENATWMLTVFHCFGQYFCLHFEAFQLGVAPVYMAFLRFMGDESEARNYSYSLEVGANGRKLIWEGTPRSVRDSHRKVRDSHDGLIIQRNMALFFSGGDRKELKLRVTGKIWKEQQNPEGGVCIPNMCS, from the exons ATGCCCTGTTTGCACCAATTCTATGTATCCACCAATTCATCAG TTCTTGCTGTTCTGTTGATGGACAATGATGCAAATGTGTTGGAAATG TGTCACAATGGGCACACACTTTGTTCTACCTGCAAAACACGGGTGCACAATCGATGTCCTACATGTAGACAAGAGCTTGGTGATATAAGGTGCTTAGCACTGGAGAAGGTTGCTGAGTCACTTGAACTGCCTTGCAAATATTTTTCTTTGGGATGCCCAGAAATATTCCCATATTACAGTAAGCTCAAGCATGAAGCACTGTGCAATTTTAGACCATACAATTGCCCATATGCTGGATCAGAATGCTCAGTGACTGGTGACATCCCTTATTTGGTTGCACATTTAAGAGATGACCACAAAGTGGATATGCACACGGGATGCACATTCAACCATCGTTACGTCAAGTCAAATCCCCGAGAAGTAGAAAATGCCACATGGATGCTGACG GTCTTCCATTGTTTTGGACAGTATTTCTGTCTCCACTTTGAAGCCTTCCAGCTTGGTGTGGCTCCAGTTTATATGGCTTTTCTACGATTTATGGGCGATGAGTCTGAGGCACGCAATTACAGTTATAGTCTTGAGGTAGGAGCAAATGGTAGAAAGCTCATATGGGAGGGAACACCAAGAAGTGTTCGAGATAGCCACCGCAAGGTCAGGGACAGTCATGATGGTCTAATAATCCAACGTAACATGGCACTTTTCTTTTCTGGAGGGGATCGAAAGGAGCTGAAACTTCGAGTTACTGGAAAGATATGGAAAGAACAGCAAAATCCAGAAGGTGGAGTGTGCATACCAAATATGTGTAGCTAA